ATTCCGTCCAACATGACTCACATAGTGTGGGCGATTGACAATTTTTCGATAAATTTGTGCGTCAATCTTTTCCAAGCACTGTAACACAACTCTGATCCAACAGCCaatgcattttgtaattttttttttactttccttATTGGTTGGGGAGtagtattttaaaaagaaaaaaaattaaaaaatatattatttcgaTATTTTTGAAGGAAAACACCGTGGACACGTGGGGCAACAGAGGATGTGCCCAGCGGACCACGTGCCAAAACACCGTCAAAATTGGGTACCCAAATTGCTTTGACCATAAACCAACGGAGAGCTTAAAAACGCGTCCACCCCGTCCGATTCCTCGCAGAAGCTGCAAAATCAAACCCTAGAGGTTCCACTCCTGTAAGTTTCTTCTCTGATTGCTACAACCAATCTTTGCGTTTAGGCTTGCCTTGCCTTGCCTGGTTATCTctggatttgattttgattgtcTGTTTGTTTTCTGGATCGTTTCGGTAAAACCTGTTTGATTTCATCCGTACACCTTCTGTTTTCGGTTATTGTTTTTTCGGGCTTCAAGGTGCTTTTTGCGAACAGATCGATTGTCGTGTTTtttatttggtttggtttggtttggtttggatGTGTTTATCGGTGTTTACGGGATTGGAGATGATGGTTTTTCTGGTTATCTTTGTTATTTGTTTGGCTGTTAAGAAAGCGTGGGCGGAGAAcggaaggaaaaaggaaaagaggttCTAGGTTTAATAGTTGTTTATCCACCAAGTAAATAATcacattcttttgtttttcctgaGAATAATCGCATTCTTTTTGGGTTAGGAAGGATTACATCGCCGCTGTCTCTATATTTGCTCCTTTGatccaattgtaacacccctctATAACTGTCACTGCTGCCAGCCGCCATCATCACCGTTTAGAACCAACTCTTAGGCCTCTTGTTTTACTGCCTCTCCTCTATCACCtctgcttttcttttttgggcTCATATTTCTCTTCCGCTGCTCAGTCTTGTGTAGCTATTATCGTCAACAACCACCATCATCGCCAACGATATGTTCCCCCATCATTGTCTTTGACAACTCACTGCTTTGTAACCGTTGTCGTGTGGTGTGAGattatttttgcttttattttcttactCAATATTTATTCTTTCACAGATCTAGGTTGAACaccttctttattttgttttttattttttaaattttaagacaTGTTCATTCCTAAAAGGATTATTGTTTGGCAGATAATCatgtttcatttgatttaaactatttttgtgTGAATTGGCTTATGGGAGCATCCACATTTCATTTGGGTGatgtaattttcaattttgcgCTGCTTTATCTCTGTATGGTTACATATTCATCtgatacatatattatatattactatattatatatcaacAATAAATAGTTGcatattcatcttctaatgcttGTGATGCATGTTATTTGCATTGGATGTGTGTCTTTTTAAGTTCGAATTTTAATGTGTTGTCTTCTTGACTTTCATAGCAGACAGATTGTGGGTCTAGAGTTTGATTTTATATCTTGAAGTTTTGCTGCTTTATTGATTTCGAGCATCTGCAAATTCTAATTGTCCTTGGTTTGGTTGCAGGTCTGATTGTAGTATTAAGTCCAAATATGTTGGAGCACTTACTGATATTTACAAGAGGGGGACTAATTCTCTGGACATTTAAAGAGCTGGGGAATGTTCTTAGAGGTTCACCTGTTAACACCTTGATTCAATCCTGCCTATTGGAGGAACGTTCAGGTGCTGCGTCATATAATTATGATGCCCCAGGTGCTGCATATACTCTGAAATGGACATTTCACAATGAACTGGGACTCGTCTTTGTTGCTGTGTATCAGCGGATCCTCCATCTTTTGTATGTGGACGATCTGCTTGCTATGGTTAAGCGAGAATTCTCTGAGATATATGATCCAAAGCGGACAGTATACgatgattttgatgatgtaTTTCGGCAGCTGAGGAAAGAGGCTGAGGCTAGGGCCGAAGAAATGAAGAAACCAAAGCAGGGGAGTCAACTTATAAATAATAACATTGCTAGGAAGCAGGGGCAGTTGCAGAAGTCCAGACTTCAGGGAGGCAATAACAAAAAAAGCAGCAGTGAATCTGGGAATGATGGAGGGgatgatgaaaaaataaatggtcACAGAACAAAAAAGGGTCATGCCAATGGCAACCATGTTGTAGCTAATGGTGTACACACAATAGATGGTCGTAGTAAAGAGAATGGGAGCGCCAACACTGGGGCTTTTGATGTAAATAAGCTACAGAAACTAAGAACTAAAGGTGGGAAGAAAACTGACAATGTTAAAAATAGTTTGAAAGCAgagccaaagaaaaaaataacaaaaaagaatagAGTTTGGGATGATTCACCTTCAGAAtcaaaattggattttacagATCCGGGGAATGAGAATGGAGATGAGAATATAGCAGTTGTGGCGGCAGAGGAAGGTGAGAGTTTGATGGACAGAGATGAGACTATTAGTAGTGAAAGCGAAactgaagaagaggaggaagctGGCATGGACACTAAGAGTGAAACAAAGAAGAAAGGGTGGTTTTCTTCCATGTTTCAGAGGtaaatcatttttctttcctcaTTAATTATCTTTTCCAATGTTTGGCAAATATGGTTGATATatatgattcaagaaatgaaattagttaaaatatttaagataCCGATATTGGATTTTATCCAATTTTTAGTTGGGAACATATATACACGCAGGCATGAGTGAGTACATATACGTAGTAAAACATATTTGAAGCATTTGATTTTTGAATCCTGGACATGCATCAGATAGGGAGAGGCGGAGAGTATATCTATCGTGTCCTCACTTCCCTGATTGATCCCTTAAGATTATTGCTGTTTCTCTGGTTCTAGTTGCATGTTGAGCATTATCAATGAGATGATATGATAACctgttaaattaaaattgttatggAAACTTGTCTATCTATGGTGATATCTTATGGAAATTATTGCATTTTGAACTTACCAAATAAGTGGGgaaaagaatgagaaactaCTCTGGTTGGACCTTTTTTGTTTCACATTATTGCAGCAGTGATATTTCCTGGATGTATTTATGTTCAGATCCATGAATTATCTCCTAAAGCATAGTTCAAGATTAGGCGATCTCCATTCTTTTCTATGTGCAGAAGTATGGCAATTTTGTTACATACTCTTAAAAGTGTTTTGAGGCTCATGATTCTTTGCAAAGTAAGGTTGCATTTGGTTGGACAGATAGAAGGAGATCCATTCCATGTAATAACATCACATTTTACAATTTTTAccctcattttttttatgtgaaattaCCAAATACCTTGTATAGGCT
The sequence above is a segment of the Diospyros lotus cultivar Yz01 chromosome 7, ASM1463336v1, whole genome shotgun sequence genome. Coding sequences within it:
- the LOC127806131 gene encoding uncharacterized protein LOC127806131, encoding MLEHLLIFTRGGLILWTFKELGNVLRGSPVNTLIQSCLLEERSGAASYNYDAPGAAYTLKWTFHNELGLVFVAVYQRILHLLYVDDLLAMVKREFSEIYDPKRTVYDDFDDVFRQLRKEAEARAEEMKKPKQGSQLINNNIARKQGQLQKSRLQGGNNKKSSSESGNDGGDDEKINGHRTKKGHANGNHVVANGVHTIDGRSKENGSANTGAFDVNKLQKLRTKGGKKTDNVKNSLKAEPKKKITKKNRVWDDSPSESKLDFTDPGNENGDENIAVVAAEEGESLMDRDETISSESETEEEEEAGMDTKSETKKKGWFSSMFQSIAGKANLDKADLEPALKALKDRLMTKNVAEEIAEKLCESVAASLEGKKLASFTRISSTVQAGMEEALVRILTPRRSIDILRDVHATKEQRKPYVVVFVGVNGVGKSTNLAKVAYWLLQHNIKVMMAACDTFRSGAVEQLRTHARRLQIPIFEKGYEKDPAIVAKEAIQEATRNGSDVVLVDTAGRMQDNEPLMRALSKLIDLNSPDLVLFVGEALVGNDAVDQLSKFNQRLADLSTSPNPRLIDGILLTKFDTIDDKVGAALSMVYISGAPVMFVGCGQSYTDLKKLHVKSIVKTLLK